In Macaca fascicularis isolate 582-1 chromosome X, T2T-MFA8v1.1, one DNA window encodes the following:
- the C1GALT1C1 gene encoding C1GALT1-specific chaperone 1, with the protein MLSESSSFLKGVMLGSIFCALITMLGHIRIGHGNRMHHHEHHHLQAPNKEDILKISEDERMELSKSFRVYCIILVKPKDVSLWAAVKETWTKHCDKAEFFSSENVKVFESINMDTNDMWLMMRKAYKYAFDKYRDQYNWFFLARPTTFAIIENLKYFLLKKDPSQPFYLGHTIKSGDLEYVGMEGGIVLSIESMKRLNSLLNIPEKCPEQGGMIWKISEDKQLAVCLKYAGVFAENAEDADGKDVFNTKSVGLSIKEAMTYHPNQVVEGCCSDMAVTFNGLTPNQMHVMMYGVYRLRAFGHIFNDALVFLPPNGSDND; encoded by the coding sequence atgctttctgaaaGCAGCTCCTTTTTGAAGGGTGTGATGCTTGGAAGCATTTTCTGTGCTTTGATCACTATGCTAGGACATATTAGGATTGGTCATGGAAATAGAATGCACCACCATGAGCATCATCACCTACAAGCTCCTAACAAAGAAGATATCTTGAAAATTTCAGAGGATGAGCGCATGGAGCTCAGTAAGAGCTTTCGAGTATACTGTATTATCCTTGTAAAACCCAAAGATGTGAGTCTTTGGGCTGCAGTAAAGGAGACTTGGACCAAACACTGTGACAAAGCAGAGTTCTTCAGTTCTGAAAATGTTAAAGTGTTTGAGTCAATTAATATGGACACAAATGACATGTGGTTAATGATGAGAAAAGCTTACAAATATGCCTTTGATAAGTATAGAGACCAATACAACTGGTTCTTCCTTGCACGCCCCACTACGTTTGCTATCATTGAAAACCTAAagtattttttgttaaaaaaggaTCCATCACAGCCTTTCTATCTGGGCCACACTATAAAATCTGGAGACCTTGAATATGTGGGTATGGAAGGAGGAATTGTCTTAAGTATAGAATCAATGAAAAGACTTAACAGCCTTCTCAATATCCCTGAAAAGTGTCCTGAACAGGGGGGGATGATTTGGAAGATATCTGAAGATAAACAGCTAGCAGTTTGCCTGAAATATGCTGGAGTGTTTGCAGAAAATGCAGAAGATGCTGATGGAAAAGATGTATTTAATACCAAATCTGTTGGGCTTTCTATTAAAGAGGCAATGACTTACCACCCCAACCAGGTAGtagaaggctgttgttcagatatGGCTGTTACTTTTAATGGACTGACTCCAAATCAGATGCATGTGATGATGTATGGGGTATACCGTCTTAGGGCATTTGGGCATATTTTCAATGATGCATTGGTTTTCTTACCTCCAAATGGTTCTGATAATGACTGA